One Carcharodon carcharias isolate sCarCar2 chromosome 1, sCarCar2.pri, whole genome shotgun sequence DNA window includes the following coding sequences:
- the lsm6 gene encoding U6 snRNA-associated Sm-like protein LSm6 isoform X2 — MSLRKQTPSDFLKQIIGRPVVVKLNSGVDYRGVLACLDGYMNIALEQTEEYVNGQLKNKYGDAFIRGNNESRGILTTQTY, encoded by the exons ATGAGCCTACGAAAGCAAACGCCCAGCGATTTTCTGAAACAGATCATAGGGAGACCAGTGGTGGTCAAACTGAACTCGGGTGTGGATTACCGAG GTGTTTTGGCTTGTCTGGATGGGTATATGAATATAGCATTGGAACAAACAGAAGAATATGTAAATGGTCAACTTAAGAACAAATATGGAGATGCATTTATTCGAGGCAACAATG AATCAAGAGGGATCCTTACAACACAGACCTATTGA
- the lsm6 gene encoding U6 snRNA-associated Sm-like protein LSm6 isoform X1: MSLRKQTPSDFLKQIIGRPVVVKLNSGVDYRGVLACLDGYMNIALEQTEEYVNGQLKNKYGDAFIRGNNVLYISTQKRRL, translated from the exons ATGAGCCTACGAAAGCAAACGCCCAGCGATTTTCTGAAACAGATCATAGGGAGACCAGTGGTGGTCAAACTGAACTCGGGTGTGGATTACCGAG GTGTTTTGGCTTGTCTGGATGGGTATATGAATATAGCATTGGAACAAACAGAAGAATATGTAAATGGTCAACTTAAGAACAAATATGGAGATGCATTTATTCGAGGCAACAATG TGTTGTATATAAGCACACAGAAGAGAAGACTTTAG